The Nicotiana tomentosiformis chromosome 2, ASM39032v3, whole genome shotgun sequence genome includes the window cttctACCCCGCGGCCGGCTACCGAGGGGATCGTTTCGCGTACTGCTGTCTAGGAACCAGTATCGGAACCCCCACTGAAAATGTTCGTCCCTGGAGGATGATTGGTAACCgccgatttcaaggttgaaaaaccttccccCGTACAAGGACGGTGTGAGGAGGTCTTGAGATACATATCCTCGATTACTGAAGAGGTCCTTCCTACGGTCAAAAAAGATTGCAATTGAGTTTATAAGAATGTGGTGGTTCTTGGACCCGATGAAGACATCACCACACACGTCAagggatacttaagtgtttacacttatccctttacgctGGGCCCATTGGATCCGGTCATCATCGACTTTTGCAAGAGAtactcggtcaaattcatccttcaTTCTAGAGGATCGTCATCTTTCTTCGGTTCTTCGTGAGCAAGATTGATGGATGCTCGTTAACTGTTGACCACCTCATGCGTCTATACAGTCCCATTCTCGAGAATTGATGAAGATCGGGATCGAGGTTGGCTAGGCTgttttgtccgagtgaggacttTGGACTTGATCCTAGATGATCGCATGtcgttccccgagaagtggaatataTTTCGTAAGTAAAATTTCTCTTACAACACTTTATTTTATGcttttttttccttcctttttatcggtgctttgtggtggtgcagctgtCGCCCGGGTCCCGAATGCAGTTCCCCGACTCAAGGAGGGGGCCGAGGTCATTGTGTTACAAAGGTCATATTTTATGCGCTCATGGCGCGAACTTTCAAAGGGTCGGTGAGAGGCATGTTCCCATGGTGATATTCCTTTCCCGAGTAGGTAATATTTGGGTTCCTCTCGTGTTATTAAGTTCTCacttgtttcatttccttttgcaggtttgTCCAAGGACGTCACACTTCATCCGATGGCAAAATCTTCCCCGCCGAGTCCCCTGCTCCAAGACAGGGtgatgagaagaaaaggaaaagggctctgagttctccgagctcggagaagaagaaaCCGAAGAGAAGGTTGGTGCGCAAATCCAAAGAATGCACAAGCGCTCAAACACCATATTCGGATTCACTCTATCGATTGAGGCACGAATTCGAAGAAGAATGAGAAGCCTTTGATCTGATGGCCCGCATGTCATTGCAACTCAAGGGGCAAGGGGACTCTGAACCGGAGAGAGGCGAGGCCGATTTGCCTCAAGTTTGGGAGGCCGACGAGGAGGCAGTGGCTGGAGCTTTTCGGGATGTGGGCAATACCCCAAAGGAAGAACAAggtgtgatagacatcactgAATCGCCCTCGTTCACTGAGTCTATGTACAGCGAGGCTCAAACGGTGAAGGAACGTCCCAAAAAGGGGGTCCATGGAGCGGATGACCCCTTCCGCGACTTTTTCGATGGATTGGATTCTACCGCCATAGAGGACGTCACCGAATTGGGCGATTTAGAGGTGCCGAAGAAAAGTCCTTCTTCGGGAACAAACGGGCATTCCTAAAGCCCGAAACTGATCAATCGGTTCCCAGCTCTGAGTGTGGATCCCGATCGGAAGCGGTCGATCGTGATCTCCATTCCGAAGGATTCCCGGGTCCTCTCTGCCCCCGTAAGGGTGGACAGTTATCTTCAGTGTCtggtgaccgaggaagaccaagctaaaatgaacgaggtagacgTGCCCTGCCTGCTCAATGAAGCACAACAGGCACTAAACCGGGTAACTTCAAATATCTTTTGAAGACTGGAACTTGTACTTAGACTAATTTATAGATAATACtaacatttttctttgtgtttGTAGGCATAGGTGCTTCATCATGAGACTTTTCTTTGATATAGAGACGAGCCAAACCAGCTTGAGGCCGAGGTCTGAGGGTTCACTGAGAAGAGAGATACTTACAAATGTCTCAGCGAGCAGCATGAAAgggaggctaagagcctccgagTTGAGTTGGAGTTAGCtcagaaggagcatgccgacttggtcgagcaggtaaaaatatttgaggttagtgatGATGAGGTAGACTCAGTGACTAATGGTAGAAATCCATAGGTCCAAGAGAAAATCGATCGGATCGACGAACTTCAAGCTGAGATGGATGTTGTCAAGGCCGAGGCCGATGAATAGAGAGGCAGGATGGATCGTCTGGCCTCGAAAAAAGAGATTGCTCGGTGCAGCTGACTTCGGCTGAGACCCAGCTTCGAGAATCAAAGGAAAAGGCCGAGGTGCAGGCCAAAAAGGTTGAGGAGCTCGAGTCTCATCTAAGTGTGGCCATCTCTGATCGAGAAAATCTTGCCAAGGAGCTCGAAATAGCCAAGTCGGGGGTCTTGGTGGTTAAAGCCAATGCcaacgagatggtggcccaatataaggctgATGTCGAGGCGGCCCAGGATCGAACGAAGGATATCGTCGAGCATGCGAAGCggcaatcccgaagggaggccctcggggagattcatgctcggggtttcgatTTGTCGACCGAAATCGAGAGTGCTAAGGGGCTCGAACctgaggccaagaagttggcttaTCCCGAGGATGAAGAAGGCCCCAAGGGTTCTAGCGGATCCGAGGGTGGAGATTACTCCGAAGACCCTGGCGACGAGGCGGGTTCCGGTGAAGACCAGGCCGTTTAAGTGCCTTGtacacttttctttctttcttttttttgcatttttgtacTTTTTTGTCAAGGTCATTTGGCCTCTATAAagactatatttatatataatacaAGGCTTCCTTTTCCCTTCGACAATTTCTGAGTTtagttttcctttgctttattctttatgtttgcaaagatcaaaatgccttagcataaaatagttaGGTTTTGTTCGGAGGTTTGAACAGGCCTTGCCTttgacattattttgtttaaggcattGTGGGGGTTCGGTATGACGAGAAActtttccccaaagtacttataatattttagattatagtttgtcgagggtagcctttagaactggTTAAGAAATTTTTCAAGGCAttgttttttgttacgggtctcagacgtctccgagccgttttaatatggacgtagccttttagtttgggtgttgcccagtgggcttgtcacctcgagttatcaggacttgcctaagataacagtccccgaatggggatggccgtagcctttaaagttcgggcGCTGCCTAATAGGCCTTGTGCCCCCGGGCTCTGATAGCCCGGGCTATCTAAGTTTGTTTctggatggcagtccccgagtggaAGTGATCATTTGAACCCGTATAAAGGTTTCCCTTGGGCttgatacctttaggggatcgaatgtaggaaattcagaaagaaaagaattttttaagggacaagatgtttatccgcaaggtagagacTTCCTTTTATTTCTATGCATAATATATACGATTACACATGCGTACAAGGTTTATGTCAGGGCTCAAGCAGTCTATGCGAGCACGGTTCATTTAACCGTTTGGCcattacagtaaatcctatcgatcgagccgagaccattcaatcataaagtttctttccttgctaaagtcgttatccgagggtaatgccccaCAGTGTTTGGGGCCGATCatagagaggcctcgaatactgttgtcgTGATCTTCGATACCGGTTCATAACCGtacttcaattctaagttagcacgatttacttttGGTTCGTTAAAtaccttgccaaaaaacccatttaggacaaaaccggttcaagggaaaaagagaacaacgcgtgctttcaggcataaaaattgtatcgttctttgacggtcgcctgcaagtgttagttcaaaatGCAAATGAGCAAAatgaatgaatggggtcgtaccttagcagtaatatcgcttcAATTGAGTTAtgttctagttgttcggtagttgtttaccgttcattgttccgagtttgtatgatcccttaccggtgatctcgataatttgataaggacCCTCCCAGTTCAGTCCCAACTTCCCTTCATTTGGGTTCCGGGTAATTAgagtgaccttccttaacaccaaATCTCCGACATTAAAATGTTGAAGGttagctcttcgattgtaatacctctcgatccgctatttttgggcgaccAACTGAACAAAGGCGgattcgcgcctttcatctaatagctcacggcttgtattcatggcctcgttgtTCGATTCCTGAtacttggttctccgacttcgaccggtattagagcttcgcgCCGTAAATCAGTGAAAATGgtgtggccccggtactggacttcgaggtcgtacggtatgcccataagacttcgagaaggatttccttccattttcctttggcatcagttaacctctttttgaggttctgGAGTGTGGTTTTGTGGGTCAATTCCatttgtccgttcccactagggtgatagggccttcgagaaacttgcttactttgttgccgatgaattattttccgttgtcgcacacgatctcagccggcattccgaaccggcatatggtatggtcccaaatgaagtcgatgacctccttctccctgaccttctcgtatgcctgggcttccacccacttagaaaaatagtcagtcataaacaatataaattgagccttaccgggtgcccatgaatgggggccaacgatgtccattccccacttcatgaacggtcatggtgatagaaccgaatgcagcagctccccgggttgatgaatcatcggagcatgtctttgacattcatcacatttttgtacgaactcATTCGCGTCTATTTCCATATTTATCCAGTAGTAGTCGGCTCTGGTTActttttcgaaccaatgattcgacgcctgaatgatttccataGGTGTCTTCGTAGATTTCTCTCAGAACGTACTCAATGTCTCCCAgtcctagacatatcgcgagcgggccatcgaatgttcttctgaataggGTTCCGTCTTCAGACAAAGTAAATCGGGCTGCCTTCGTACGCAGGGCCCTAGATTCTTTCGGATCCGAGGGCAATTTTTCGGTCTTcagatattttatatatttttttctccaatcccaagttaggctcgttgagttaatctcggcgtggccttcttccactactgatctcataagttgtacgactgaCCCTAAGTTGAACACGTcgtcctcgaccgacgatccttAATTAGCAAGGGCATCatcctcactgttttgatcccgaggtacgtgttgcaaagtccactccttgaaccgatgtaacattacctgcaacttatccaggtatctttgcattcgttcttccctGGCCTCGAACGTcctattaacttggttcaccatgatgagggagtcgcacttagcttcgatcacatCCGCTCCCAAGCATTTGGctagtttgagacctgcaatcatggcctcatatccggcctcattgttagtcaatttatcagtcctaatagattatctaactacattgcctgttggtggcttcaatacgatgccaagtccggacccttttgcgttcgaggcaccgtctgtAAAAAGGGTCCAAATCCCCGAGGACATCCCCGAATTCACCAACAACTCTCTTTTGACCTTGGGTATTAGGGTCGGCGTAAAGTCGGTCACGAAGTCCACcaatatttgagatttaatggcggtccggggtcgatattcaatattgtacccactgatctctacagcctatttggccaatcgtcccgagagctcgggtttatgcattatattttgcaatgggtaagtagtcacaacatatataggatgacattgaaaatatggtttcagcttcctagaggcgcttagcaaagcgtgCGTTAATTTTtataggtgagggtacctagtttcgacCTCACCTAGAgccctgctaacatagtaaattggaaattgcgtaccttgctcttcccggaccaggactccacttactgctatctcTGATACTACCAAGTACAGGAATAGATATTCATCTGTCTTTGGCGtatgaagcagcggtgggctcaatagataccgcttgagttcctccaaggcccattggcactctggggtccaagagaagttattcttcttctttaatagtgaaaagaatcggtggctcttatcggaggacctcgagatgaatcaccCCAGGGCGGTTATGCGTCCGGTTAATAtttgcacggccttcacgttgtccacaaccgtgatatcttcgatggctttgatcttgtcggggttgatctcgattccccggttggataccatgaatctgaGGAACTTACCTGATCCAACTCCAAACGCATATTTCTttgggttcaacttcatattgtatttcttcaatatgctgaacgTTTCCTGTAAATATTTTAActagtcctctgctcgcagggacttaaccaacatatcgtcaatgtaaacctccattgattttcctatttgttcctcgaacatctggTTTACTACGCGTTAGTAAGTGGCACCGGCTTTTTTTAAtctgaatggcatcacgttatagctaaatgtgtcgtatttagtgatgaaggaggttttttcctgatcacccaggttcattcgtatttggttgtacccggaataggcatcgagaaaactgaggatctcgtggccagccgtggcatcgatcatgcgatcgatgttggccAAAGAGAAGGAATCTTTGGGACATACCTTATTcagatccttatagtctacacacattctcaatttatttctttttttagggactacaactatgtTCATTAACCAAtctgggtatttaacctcccaaaTGGACCATATTTTAAGgcgtttagatacctcgtccttgatgaaaccatgtttgatctcggactaGGGCCTcatcttctgcttgaccggatggaacttcgggtccaggcttagcttgtgagtagttatctctggcgggatccctgttatatcaaggtgggaccaagcaaaacaatcttcgttagctataagaaattgaatgagttttttcctaagcttgAGGCTTAACCCCATGCCTAGATATACCTTTTGATCGGGAAAATGTTCGGTCAGTACGACTTGTTCCAGTTTCTCGACCGTTGATTTTatagcgtcagaatcatcgggggctatgaaAGATCTAGGGACTTCGTAGTCCTCGTCCTCTTCTACTCTTCGTTCATCCGATTCCGTCGAGGCTGATagcggtgattgctatttggccccatTTTTGACCATTCGATTCGGATACTTCGATGTCGGGAGTGTGGATGCCAGGATCACCTCATTGACCGCGAACATCTCCTTGGCGGCCGGTTATTCCCCATAAACTGTTTGGACTCCTTcggatgttgggaatttcagcacctggtgcaatgtcgagggtacggctctcatgttgtgaatccatggcctctcAAAtaaagcgttgtatctcatatccccttcgattatATAGAACTTGGCTTCCTGCACGATTTCGGCgatgttcaccggtaatgttatttcccctttagtggtctcgcatgccatgttgaacccgttcaggACTCGGACTGCAGGTATGATCTGATCTGGTAGGCCGGGTTGTTTCACGACCCTTGATCTAATGATATTggttgagctacctggatcaattaacacacgcttaattcaagatttatttatgagtaccgatattaccagtgcgtcgttgtgggACTGCACGATCCCTTCTGCGTCCCCATCGTttaaagacaaggttccttccggtatgtaacctcgagtccgtttttccctcgtgatggatactttggtacgCTTTAACATCGGACCCTGAGGGACATCGACcctaccaatgatcatgttaatgatgtgttGGGCTTCTTCTTGTTCGGTCTGTTTTTTAGAAtctctattcctgaaatgattcttggctcggtcactcaagaattctcaaagatgcccgttgttgaatagtcgggctacttcctctctcaactatCGGCAATACTCTGTTCTGTGGtcgtgagtgccgtgatatttacatatctggttaggatccctttgggttggatcggattatagaggtcgaggccattagGTGtccttgatgcgtccgatagctgatacaatggcggcagCATCGACGTTAAAGTTGTATCCCGATAACCTCGGTGCTTCCTTAGGCCTAATAGGCCTATTGAAACCGTTCTTACCCATGAGTCCCCGGTTACTTTGACCTCTATCACATCTCTTTTCACTTTTTATGGGATTTCCCCAGGATTCGTTACCTCTTCGATCCTCATTGTACGATTGATAAAGATCCCTTCTTGATCTTGGTTCATGATCAATGTCTCTCTTGGCTCTATCGACGGCTCTGGCGGGATAAACGGACCCCGAAGGGGCcccaagttgatcatcttcgactctgatttttgattgataccggttatgcatgTCGGCCCAAGTAATGGTCGGATATtctatcaaattttatttcaactgttgtgaagccaccgagcttcgaacattgagtccctgggtgaaagcttgaacggacCAATAGTCCACAACCGGAGGTAAGTCCATTCTCTCCAATTGAAATCGGGACACAAACTCTCtaagcatttcattatccctctgttttactttgaagaggtccgacttcctagtctcgaccttgatagctccggtatgtgcttttacgaaggaatctgcaagcatagcaaatgagtcaatagaattaggaggtaggttatggtaccatatcatggctcccttTGATAGGATCTCttcgaacttcttcaacaaaacaaactcgatctcatcatcctccaagtcgttccctttggtGGCACGTGCGTAGGAGGTAACATGCTCGTTTGGGtgggtcgttccgttatatttaggaatctcgggcatgcgaaacttcttagggatcggctttggagccgcgctcggaggaaaaggtttttggatgaacttcttggaatccaggcctttcaaaaTCGGCGGTGCACCTGGGATTTGGtcaaccctggaattgtaggtttctacctttttgtcattagcttcgattttctttctCCCCCGATTCTACCCGTTTGGTCAGTTCCTCGAtaatctttatgatctcggggttagtccccgattcgtttTCATTCGACCTCTCTGcgaccggttcatccctgcgggtgaTTTCCCGGGATGGCTCGAGCTCAACTCTGCTCGGTGCGCGATTTTgcatgttgagcctgtaacatttcaaagATCATCCGTAAATTAATCACGTCTCCTccaatattttttgtattttgagCTGCCGATCAGGCTCTACCACGGACGTTATTCTCGGGATCGGTAGGCAGATTTGTattgatagccacatgtgaacTAGCGTCAATCGGGTTCGCGACAGGAATTCTGATGGGATTAACGGGCGGTACCTCGTCATTGGATACTATGTTGTTGTTTTCACCGTGATGGTCggactcattatcaacatgtaggggtgttgattgaaagtttgacattttaagctttaacctgaaattagagacacttcaaagaacaagtgtaaagtagtgtgtattatgaaaatttatatcaaataaccactattatccttagccccaccgtggacgccaaactgtttaccctcaaaatcggataacaattgaatttgtaagtagttttaaggatatgtggattaacttgacacaaaacgataaattagattgcaattgaaataaatagcgataaagtaaatgcaaaccacacgaattggataatttcagccttggaatgttagccaccctcgagctgAATGTACTTCGATCGATATCAAGACGCAAAAGAATAAGcgcttaaagagaataataatgtattactttggaatgcgtgttacaatgtgttaaaTAAATTATcagacccctttatatagtagaggagtcctactttaggtacaatcctataaaaggtaaaaaaatctcttgatttgccgaTTGTCTGTTCCTCATTGATAcgcgccgagattcccgccgtaatatcaGACCAGTCACGGATACTTTGGTCTTctgttatgctaacaatgtttcttcaaACTCGTTCGGGGCTGGGATCAATTCCGGGATCACGATCTCGATACTCTCGAAGGCAGGCGCTCCaaccccgggttctagcccggtgggacttggggtcgatcttcagtcctttattgcCATGTTCCGAACTTGACCTAccatgtcgtaggcgagctcgatttcgaccgtatacacccTAACAATAATGAATGGACTTCAAGTAGCCCAAATTCTTCATGAAAAAAAAGTTTTGTTTACCTATAAGTTTTTATTATGATTTAAAATTAACTTCTGGTTGGAGCGAGGTAAGAAGTCGAGAAAAAAATGAAACTTTTTCTAACGACAGAGTAAAATTAGACCACAATTTTAACGAATGTCAAAGTTGATCATAGGAGTAAATTTGATCTTTTTTTATGATAGTATGTTTTGGTGTAGTAGTGAGTTTGCGCATAATTGCAGGCAAAGACAATAGCCAATTAGCCCTGTTAGGCAGCTAAGCTTTGTCCGGTTGGTGTCTGTCGAAACATCATGGATGGGTTTGCCTTATCCACTATATAACTATTAAAGTAGTACTCTCTAGTAAGTTATATTACAAGATGGGAATAAACTAGAAAGTGTTTGATATTTTCATATATTCCTTTACTTTATGCGATTCTCATCATTTTCTACTTTCACGCCATTGATATCATATTCCAAAGCTCTTCCTTTTCATATCTACTTGCTTACTGTaaattttctctctttctttcttttcttctagcCGAAAGTTGAATACAGAGCTAAAGatcacaaaatatgaatgatTGGGCTGGTCCGATCATAGCTACATCGCTATTTGCATTTCTATCTCCGGGATTACTCTTTCAAATGCCGGGCAAGATTCGGCCCGTTGATTTCTTGAACATGAAGACCAGTTGGATTTCCATATTGGTTCATGCTATCCTCTTTGGTTTACTTCTCATTCTTTTGCTCGTTGTTCTTAATCTGCATCTCTATGTTTAATTAGCTAGCTAATACAGCAAATAATATAAGAAGCTAGTACTAAACATGCAGAAGGGTTTTTTCATTTGCTATTTTTGTATTCAGTACTTTCAGCAGCATTGATCACTGAAATTTCAATCTAGTGCGAGACCTGTGGGCACTAACGCTTTATTTACTTCTCATAATTCCCTGTTTATATATGCACAAACTTTTGTTTGCGATTTACTACTCACATATTGTTAATTACATAAGACCCACCACCCTCCCACTGTTTTTGTGTTTTCTCTTCTATATATCAGAAGGGGTTTGATTATATTATCAACTAGCAAGTCCTTCAAGTAATCAAATATGACAGAGTTCTTTCTCTCGGTTTTCAAATGATAGATCCAAAAGTTCAAAATCGTAGTATAACGTATATTCTTACCTGTGCTAGCACCTTGATCTATCTAGTTCTATTTTGACTAATCACGCAGGTGCAATTATATTCCCTCAAAGCAACAGCTGTATAGCTGCAGAAGTGAATGTTTCTAGGATTTGAGATGCATATATAATTCACTCCGTACTGTTTTATGAGAAGGGAAAATATTAAAAGCACTCTTGGACTGTGCATAATCAACCTCACATGGCGTTAGGGATTTCGTGGCATTGTAATAATCGGTATAGGAATGATAGAAGAGAAGCGTTTTATTAGTAATTAAAATCATGCAGACCCCAGAAGGAAATATACAACAAGAGAGAGGACTTAGCAAAACTTAAGAGATTTCGCAAACAAATGACAGATCAATAAGTCAATCTTCAGATCATAATAGAGTCGTTAACTAGGAcggagatttgaaaataaaaaagagagGCAAAACCTAACATGCATGACAAATAACAACCATCATTCATAACCTCGGGGAAAAGGGGAAAATGGCCGTCTATCGTCACTTGGATTTCAAAGTAGTACTACTATACCAATAAAGAACCTATGTGTTAATATATCAAAACTCTGATTGCGTTAATATATCAAAACTCTGATTCTCCCAACCATCTCACTCTTGCCCTCCGGACTCCAAGTACCTAATAGTATAGCAGTAAGTCTGCTCTTAGGCTAGTTAGTTGACCTTTATGTTATTCAATATTCatttggggtaggatggatgaagtggagatTAGCATCTGGAGTCATCTGTGACAAAAGAGTGGCACCAATACTCAAAGGTaggttctataaagcggtggttagatcgGCCATTTGTATGGGGCTGaatgttggcccgttaagaactcacatatccagaagatgaaagtagtagaaatgaggatgttgaggtggatgtgcgggcacactaggatagataagattaggaatgatgttattcgggagaaggtgcatgtcgctcccattgatgacaagatgctggaagtgaggcttagatggttcggacatgttcaaaggagaagcCCATATGCTCTGGTACGGAGGTGtaagcggctggttgtggagggcacgagaagaggtagagggcggcctaagaagtattggggagaggtgatcagacaggatatggcaaggctccagatttccgaggacataacacttgataggaagatgtggaggtcttaggatgtagttgagtcttgacttacttcgtaccattgtgggactaaccaggtagggtttttgtctaagatagctagtgacaatgttgtgttttactacttcgcttttcagtgcatgtcctatttactagctatcgcttttgctttgcatctttcttatgcatttcatggtgttcctatttttcctataatTGTTGTGGTGacactaatattgtctccttttgtccttttgagccgagggtcttttgaaaacagcctctctactcctttggggtaggggtaaggtctgcgtacacactatcctccccaaaccccattagTAAAATTTTACTGGGCTGCTGTTGTTTGTTgtaatattcatttgaaacttctAATTACCAAAGGGGAAGACGACCACGTTACTTTCCCTCGGACAAAAAAGAAACAAATAGACATCATACTTTAGGATTACCACAGCACTTCACTCATATACGATATAGCAAAGCTATTGGTTAAAGCGTAAGTATCAAATTCTACAGGACTACCTTAAGCTTCGGAAAGTTTAAatcaattatataaatatttagccATGACAATGGATAAGAATCTAGTGCCAAGGACCTGATAACACAAACCATATCTTAAG containing:
- the LOC104096500 gene encoding uncharacterized protein; this encodes MNDWAGPIIATSLFAFLSPGLLFQMPGKIRPVDFLNMKTSWISILVHAILFGLLLILLLVVLNLHLYV